The following are encoded together in the Pleurocapsa sp. FMAR1 genome:
- a CDS encoding LysE family translocator, giving the protein MNELLPPWSLLTTFLAASFVLAVTPGPGVFYIVTRSLAQGRRSGLASVAGVALGNLGNAIGASVGLAAVFAVSSVAFTIVKYAGALYLVYLGIQVLRSEARDAEASPVVVRRRSGLTPCPSGLLPESEVRKKLNSAQPWRIFRDGFIVALLNPKTAIFFAAFLPQFMETTTPMLQSVMLGALFVAIAATTDTVYALTAGSIAPTLARAKGFRQLGRYMSGGAFIGLGMMTAFAGRSSK; this is encoded by the coding sequence ATGAATGAACTTTTACCGCCTTGGTCATTACTTACAACTTTTTTGGCTGCAAGCTTCGTTCTGGCTGTAACTCCTGGACCAGGCGTTTTCTATATTGTCACTCGCAGCCTAGCTCAAGGTAGGCGTTCAGGACTGGCTTCAGTTGCAGGGGTGGCGTTGGGCAACCTTGGCAATGCTATCGGTGCATCGGTGGGACTCGCTGCTGTATTTGCTGTGTCTTCGGTTGCGTTCACGATAGTTAAGTATGCAGGAGCTTTGTATCTAGTTTATCTTGGGATTCAAGTATTGCGTAGCGAAGCACGCGATGCGGAAGCATCGCCAGTCGTCGTAAGACGACGATCTGGGCTAACGCCCTGTCCGTCAGGCTTATTGCCTGAGTCGGAAGTAAGGAAAAAACTCAATTCTGCTCAACCCTGGAGGATTTTTCGAGATGGTTTTATTGTTGCCTTACTTAATCCCAAAACAGCTATTTTTTTTGCTGCTTTTCTGCCTCAATTTATGGAAACAACAACGCCCATGCTGCAAAGCGTGATGCTTGGTGCGTTATTCGTCGCTATAGCAGCAACAACCGATACTGTATATGCGTTAACTGCGGGTTCTATTGCCCCAACATTGGCACGGGCAAAGGGATTTCGCCAACTCGGACGTTATATGAGCGGTGGTGCATTTATTGGGCTAGGTATGATGACTGCCTTTGCTGGTCGTAGCAGCAAATAG
- a CDS encoding DMT family transporter, producing the protein MSSSGGHWVWSASLRYVFMALMLVVILFVQGGINRIKDVLKLFLSNWQFWILSGSIGFGAFYALICFSADFSPGWVIAATYQFTTVATLLVLMLFGRSFPKRVWIYALIIFAGVCMVNLSRIDEFNLRVLVLGGFPVIIAAFCYPLGNQLVWEAKHGSHKRVPKIDSPLLTNVFNKVMLLTLGSFPLWIILILISQPPLPSYSQLLNTLLVALFSGIIGTSIFLYARNLASNSSQIAGVDATQSSEVVFALIGGMVFLGKPIPNIISTIGLFLILGGLMMFVKY; encoded by the coding sequence ATGAGTTCGTCTGGCGGTCATTGGGTTTGGTCAGCATCCTTACGCTATGTTTTTATGGCTTTGATGTTGGTCGTAATTCTTTTTGTTCAGGGTGGGATTAATCGGATAAAAGACGTACTCAAGCTTTTTTTGTCAAACTGGCAGTTTTGGATTTTAAGCGGAAGTATTGGATTTGGGGCATTTTACGCACTTATCTGTTTTAGTGCCGACTTTTCACCAGGGTGGGTAATTGCTGCAACGTACCAGTTCACCACAGTCGCTACTCTCTTGGTGCTGATGTTGTTTGGTCGGTCATTTCCCAAAAGAGTCTGGATTTATGCATTAATTATCTTTGCTGGCGTATGTATGGTCAATTTATCCCGTATAGATGAATTTAATCTACGAGTGCTGGTGCTTGGAGGATTTCCCGTAATCATTGCAGCGTTCTGTTATCCGTTAGGCAATCAACTCGTTTGGGAAGCAAAACATGGAAGCCATAAAAGAGTTCCTAAGATTGACTCCCCTCTTTTAACTAATGTTTTCAATAAAGTTATGCTGTTAACCTTGGGATCTTTCCCTCTGTGGATAATTCTGATTCTAATTTCACAGCCACCCTTACCCAGCTATTCTCAACTATTGAATACGCTTTTAGTAGCTCTATTTTCAGGGATAATTGGTACCAGTATTTTTTTATATGCCAGGAATCTGGCTTCTAATTCAAGTCAAATAGCTGGCGTTGATGCAACCCAATCAAGTGAGGTTGTGTTTGCCTTAATTGGTGGCATGGTGTTCTTAGGCAAACCAATACCCAATATCATATCTACTATTGGTTTGTTTCTGATTTTAGGTGGGTTGATGATGTTCGTAAAATATTAA
- a CDS encoding type II toxin-antitoxin system HicB family antitoxin, which produces MNQYSMIVQWSNEDRLFLVTIPEFADRVIMPCTHGKTREEAIRQAEEVIEMYLKAWQAEDEPIPKPSTLQIA; this is translated from the coding sequence ATGAACCAATACAGCATGATTGTTCAATGGAGTAATGAGGATCGACTCTTTCTAGTTACGATTCCAGAATTTGCCGATCGCGTTATCATGCCTTGTACTCATGGTAAAACTCGTGAAGAGGCAATTCGCCAAGCAGAAGAAGTAATTGAGATGTATTTAAAAGCTTGGCAAGCAGAAGACGAACCCATTCCCAAACCTAGTACGCTGCAAATTGCTTAA
- a CDS encoding GntR family transcriptional regulator, with product MLRYSNYLSPFKGELLPSEFELGVLFGVSKTTVRKAIA from the coding sequence GTGCTGAGATACAGTAATTATTTATCCCCATTCAAAGGAGAACTATTGCCTAGCGAATTCGAGCTTGGTGTTTTGTTTGGAGTAAGTAAAACTACAGTAAGAAAAGCGATCGCATAA
- a CDS encoding cupin domain-containing protein, with amino-acid sequence MSLPIILHPGEGQSVTIGTSNCTFKLTGKDTHGHFGLFEYTLEPETEGPSPHIHKQMTEIFYVVEGELELVLGQQKITAVSGSLMSVPENTPHGFSNRSAKRAKFLIMFCPADSREQYFIGLAELKKDGRQPSQEELLELMQKFDQYPAS; translated from the coding sequence ATGTCATTACCCATCATTCTTCATCCAGGAGAAGGACAGTCGGTAACAATTGGTACGAGTAACTGTACTTTTAAGCTGACAGGAAAGGATACTCATGGTCACTTTGGACTATTTGAATATACCTTAGAGCCAGAAACCGAAGGTCCAAGTCCTCATATACACAAACAGATGACCGAGATCTTTTATGTTGTGGAAGGGGAACTAGAATTGGTGCTAGGTCAACAGAAAATAACCGCTGTCTCAGGAAGTTTGATGAGCGTGCCAGAAAACACGCCTCATGGTTTTTCCAATCGTAGTGCGAAAAGAGCTAAGTTCTTAATTATGTTTTGTCCCGCAGATTCGCGAGAGCAATATTTTATCGGCTTGGCAGAATTGAAAAAAGATGGACGACAACCCAGTCAAGAAGAACTATTGGAATTAATGCAAAAATTTGACCAATATCCAGCCTCTTAA
- a CDS encoding GntR family transcriptional regulator, with translation MAKQTKKPLHRIISEKLRTEIEAGVYSPGELLPSEFDLGALFGVSRTTVRKAIANLINQGLVYTQQGKGAFVKQQQKISFSLSNPLTFFNEDLSRQGITGEICNLSFQLIKASSEICTQLELSQPKTEVYQQQKIILADRQAIALDISYFPVDIAENLAELLQMGFTYATLHQSGYYLASTEVVLESTHATSDIAEHLQVPLGTPILVYRYVAYGKKQQPLVCGETLSRADRTCYSVSLKNKI, from the coding sequence ATGGCAAAGCAGACTAAAAAACCACTGCATCGAATAATCTCAGAAAAGCTGAGAACCGAAATCGAAGCTGGAGTTTATTCCCCAGGAGAACTATTGCCTAGCGAATTCGATCTTGGTGCTTTGTTTGGAGTAAGTAGAACTACAGTCAGAAAAGCGATCGCCAATTTAATCAATCAAGGACTTGTATATACGCAGCAAGGAAAAGGTGCTTTTGTCAAACAGCAGCAAAAGATTAGCTTTTCCTTATCAAATCCCCTCACCTTTTTTAACGAAGATTTATCTCGACAAGGAATAACAGGTGAAATTTGTAATCTCAGTTTCCAACTTATTAAAGCTTCTTCAGAAATTTGCACTCAATTAGAATTATCTCAGCCTAAAACTGAGGTTTATCAACAGCAAAAAATTATTCTAGCAGACCGTCAGGCGATCGCTCTAGATATTTCCTATTTTCCAGTAGATATAGCAGAAAATCTGGCAGAATTATTGCAAATGGGCTTTACCTACGCTACTCTTCATCAATCTGGCTATTACTTAGCATCTACAGAAGTTGTTCTAGAAAGCACCCATGCCACATCTGATATTGCCGAACATCTTCAAGTACCTTTAGGCACTCCAATTTTAGTCTATCGTTATGTTGCTTATGGGAAGAAGCAACAACCTTTAGTTTGCGGTGAAACCCTTTCACGCGCAGATCGCACTTGCTACTCAGTATCATTAAAAAACAAGATTTAG
- the solA gene encoding N-methyl-L-tryptophan oxidase, with protein sequence MVQQFDAIVLGAGGVGSAAAYYLAKSGQKVLLLEQFELNHQQGSSYGFSRVIRYTYDNPIYIELMRAAYPLWFALQEEAGEQLYVKTGGLDFGFPSEETFQKLKQSMDRAGLDYEYLEKKEVDRRFPQFNLDDGMAALFQADTGLLKASRCVLAHVRLAQKYGATVCDRTPVIKIIPHSDRVEIKTETETYLAERLVITAGSWSKALLAEQGINLPLKIMPCQLGFYQPKSAKFKPGNFPVFFAHMNGEYGEMPYGIPHEDESIGVKVTTFYGWQTVDHPSEVDYTPDEEWVEYIRNFSRQYIPDAAGETISTRRCLYTLTPDKHFVVDNHPNYPHIAFGAGFSGHGFKFTTLMGKMLAELALKGKTQHDTSLFKLSRFQQVAV encoded by the coding sequence ATGGTACAACAATTTGATGCGATCGTTCTTGGTGCTGGTGGGGTAGGTAGTGCTGCTGCTTACTATCTTGCTAAATCAGGACAAAAAGTTTTATTACTCGAACAATTTGAACTCAACCACCAACAAGGAAGTTCTTATGGCTTCTCGCGGGTAATTCGCTATACCTACGACAATCCGATCTATATTGAGCTAATGCGGGCTGCTTATCCTCTTTGGTTTGCCCTACAAGAAGAGGCTGGAGAGCAGCTTTATGTAAAGACAGGTGGTTTAGATTTTGGCTTTCCCAGTGAAGAAACATTCCAAAAGCTAAAGCAAAGTATGGATCGAGCGGGATTGGACTATGAATATTTAGAAAAAAAAGAAGTTGATCGGCGTTTTCCTCAGTTTAATTTAGATGATGGTATGGCAGCTTTGTTTCAGGCGGACACGGGATTGCTAAAAGCTTCTCGCTGTGTGCTGGCTCATGTTCGTTTGGCTCAAAAGTATGGGGCGACAGTTTGCGATCGCACTCCCGTGATTAAGATTATTCCTCATAGCGATCGTGTAGAAATAAAAACCGAAACCGAGACATATCTAGCAGAAAGACTCGTAATCACCGCAGGTAGTTGGTCAAAAGCCTTGTTAGCCGAACAAGGTATTAATCTACCGCTAAAAATTATGCCCTGTCAGCTAGGATTTTACCAACCAAAATCAGCAAAATTTAAGCCTGGAAACTTTCCCGTATTTTTTGCTCACATGAATGGCGAATACGGCGAAATGCCCTATGGTATTCCCCACGAAGATGAAAGCATTGGCGTAAAAGTAACAACCTTTTATGGCTGGCAAACTGTAGATCATCCCAGTGAGGTAGACTATACTCCCGATGAAGAGTGGGTAGAATATATCCGTAACTTTTCCCGTCAATATATTCCTGATGCAGCAGGGGAGACAATTTCTACTCGTCGCTGTCTTTATACCCTCACACCTGACAAACATTTTGTAGTCGATAACCATCCTAATTATCCCCACATAGCATTTGGGGCGGGCTTTTCTGGACACGGTTTTAAATTCACCACCCTAATGGGTAAGATGCTGGCGGAATTAGCTTTAAAAGGAAAAACTCAACATGACACTAGCTTGTTTAAGCTGTCTCGTTTTCAGCAGGTAGCCGTATAG
- a CDS encoding aromatic ring-hydroxylating oxygenase subunit alpha, producing MTEKVLARLSDDQNSNSNKIERAIATLDNSTADAVGLPAMAYTSEDFLDRERRTVFTNHWVCVGIGSDLPNFGDLVPVEVAGMPIMLVRDRSSKIRAFHNICSHRGLQLVTQPCQQQKLIRCPYHSWSYALDGELKSTPHFGGYWQDTYEGFDRASKNLQSIKCEQWLDLIFINLVGNAPPLEDYLQPVIERWSDYDLSLLSHGRDLSFEFDANWKLAVENFSESYHLPWVHPQLNNCSRMEDHFGFEVGENHVGQGSKLYRIGAMGDLTLPVFPNLPESRETVAEYISVFPNLMLGIHPDYFLALTVNPLSPTRSVERMSFYFIGDGATSIEYEALRQIPIDLWKITNEEDLETIERLQKGRKSPAFDGGCFSPALETTVHQFQRLVAKAIANK from the coding sequence ATGACCGAGAAAGTGTTGGCGCGTCTGAGCGATGACCAAAATTCAAATAGCAACAAAATTGAACGAGCGATCGCAACTTTAGATAATTCTACGGCTGATGCTGTTGGCTTACCTGCTATGGCATATACCAGTGAGGATTTTTTAGATCGAGAACGACGTACTGTATTTACTAATCATTGGGTTTGCGTTGGTATAGGTTCAGATTTGCCAAATTTTGGGGATTTAGTTCCCGTAGAGGTGGCGGGGATGCCCATAATGCTGGTGCGCGATCGCTCTAGTAAAATCCGCGCTTTTCACAATATTTGTTCTCATCGAGGCTTACAGTTAGTTACTCAACCCTGTCAGCAACAAAAGCTAATCCGCTGTCCCTATCATTCTTGGTCATACGCTTTAGACGGCGAACTCAAATCCACGCCTCACTTTGGCGGTTACTGGCAGGATACCTATGAAGGATTTGATCGCGCTAGTAAAAATTTACAGTCTATCAAATGTGAACAGTGGCTTGACCTGATTTTTATTAATTTGGTTGGCAATGCACCACCGTTAGAAGATTATCTACAACCAGTTATAGAAAGATGGTCGGATTACGATCTTAGCTTACTCTCTCATGGGCGAGATCTCAGTTTTGAGTTCGATGCCAACTGGAAACTAGCAGTAGAGAACTTTTCGGAGAGCTACCATTTACCTTGGGTTCATCCTCAGCTAAATAATTGTTCGCGGATGGAAGATCATTTTGGTTTTGAGGTAGGAGAGAATCATGTCGGTCAGGGTAGTAAGCTTTATCGCATCGGTGCGATGGGCGATCTAACTCTACCTGTATTTCCGAATTTACCAGAAAGTCGAGAAACCGTAGCCGAGTATATTTCTGTCTTTCCCAATCTAATGCTGGGCATTCACCCCGACTACTTTTTGGCTTTGACTGTTAATCCTCTCAGTCCCACTCGTTCGGTAGAGAGAATGTCATTTTATTTCATCGGCGACGGGGCAACGAGTATCGAATATGAAGCTTTGCGCCAGATTCCCATTGACCTTTGGAAAATTACTAACGAAGAAGATTTAGAAACCATCGAAAGGCTGCAAAAAGGTAGAAAATCACCTGCTTTTGATGGTGGTTGCTTTTCACCTGCTTTGGAAACTACCGTTCATCAATTTCAACGTCTGGTCGCCAAGGCGATCGCAAACAAGTAG
- a CDS encoding RidA family protein, which produces MKHINPPELGDSSGYGYTQAVIVPSGSNLVYIAGQGGADKNGNYGSFAEQLEQSFANLQIALTAVGATPEDVVKITILSVDHDEDKLRLISAKRNSFWSSQKPASTLIPVPRLADDKMLFEIDAVTVIPNS; this is translated from the coding sequence ATGAAGCATATCAATCCACCAGAACTTGGAGATTCATCTGGCTATGGATATACTCAAGCTGTTATTGTGCCATCTGGTTCAAACTTAGTTTATATAGCAGGACAAGGCGGGGCAGACAAAAACGGCAATTATGGTAGTTTTGCCGAGCAATTAGAACAATCATTTGCTAATTTACAAATAGCACTTACCGCAGTGGGTGCTACTCCAGAAGACGTGGTAAAGATTACCATTCTTTCAGTCGATCACGATGAAGATAAACTACGCTTAATCTCTGCCAAGAGAAATTCTTTCTGGTCAAGTCAGAAGCCAGCTAGTACTCTAATTCCCGTACCTAGACTAGCAGACGATAAAATGTTGTTTGAGATTGATGCAGTAACAGTAATTCCTAATTCTTAA
- the uraD gene encoding 2-oxo-4-hydroxy-4-carboxy-5-ureidoimidazoline decarboxylase, which translates to MNNQQYEIAQLNQMSQGSFTAALGEIWEETPEIANQTWHSRPFKDIDALYQAMVAVVNNMSEAEQVALIKAHPDLGSKTKMAEASVQEQAGVGLARLSESEYQRFQSLNQAYKDKFNFPFIIAVKNQTKDSILKAFETRLKNTPEQEKQQALSEISKIAQLRLETLTK; encoded by the coding sequence ATGAATAATCAACAATATGAAATCGCTCAATTAAATCAGATGTCTCAAGGGTCGTTTACTGCTGCTTTGGGCGAGATTTGGGAAGAAACGCCTGAAATTGCCAACCAAACATGGCACAGCAGACCTTTTAAAGATATTGATGCTTTGTATCAAGCTATGGTTGCAGTAGTAAATAATATGAGTGAGGCTGAACAAGTAGCATTAATCAAAGCTCACCCCGACTTAGGTAGTAAAACGAAGATGGCAGAAGCTTCGGTACAAGAGCAAGCAGGAGTTGGCTTAGCTCGCTTATCCGAGTCAGAATATCAGCGTTTTCAATCTCTCAATCAGGCTTATAAAGATAAGTTCAATTTTCCTTTTATTATTGCAGTTAAAAACCAAACTAAAGATAGTATTTTAAAAGCTTTTGAAACTCGTTTAAAAAATACTCCAGAACAAGAAAAACAGCAGGCTTTATCAGAAATTAGTAAAATTGCTCAACTTCGTCTAGAAACATTAACAAAATAA
- a CDS encoding GNAT family N-acetyltransferase, with the protein MTINIRRAQGGDVQAIATLIHDAYCSYIERIGKPPAPMLENYQEVIEMDYVYVAEKQDSIFGLIVLKIVNSIFLLDNIAVHRDHQNKGIGKILLETAENKALELGFKTITLYTHEKMTENISLYTHIGYREIRRVRENGYDRVYMSKNLD; encoded by the coding sequence ATGACTATTAACATTCGACGGGCACAGGGTGGCGATGTCCAGGCGATCGCCACCCTTATCCACGATGCCTATTGCTCATATATCGAAAGAATAGGAAAACCTCCTGCACCAATGCTAGAAAACTATCAAGAAGTCATCGAAATGGATTACGTCTATGTAGCTGAAAAGCAAGACTCCATATTCGGCTTGATTGTCCTGAAGATAGTCAACTCAATTTTTCTTCTCGATAACATTGCCGTCCATCGAGATCATCAAAATAAAGGCATTGGCAAAATTCTTTTAGAAACCGCCGAAAATAAAGCTCTAGAATTGGGATTCAAGACGATTACGCTCTACACTCACGAAAAGATGACTGAGAATATCAGTTTGTATACACATATCGGCTATCGTGAAATTAGACGAGTTCGCGAAAACGGTTATGATCGCGTTTATATGTCCAAAAACCTTGATTAA
- a CDS encoding pentapeptide repeat-containing protein, translating to MQLKTLTIIFSLFPLLAGCQGIFLDCTSKQTTNQRHLKRLLKTKKCTNCYLGDADLKGADLKGADDYFLSGSYLVKAVLDDADLRNANLGNTQFSWFDGNYGAGANGYIGPPTSCYVSLSASLKRVNLSGANLSGANLRDVELQGANLQGADLSDTNLYQARYTKARMFEKESIENGDTNFPAQFEPSKAGMIRAGEYPSGEYPLDFSKVDIKTVDLRGKVIYQENFDGRDLSGLSFRATKFIEVSFENANLNNTDFDHAEFFKVSFKKAQLVKASLSSANLSQTDLQKANLSYARLTHANLQGANLQEANLSYSRLGLASFQQANLSNATLPDLGMNYNKSRMFKGAIMPNGSVYQEDTK from the coding sequence ATGCAATTAAAAACCTTAACTATTATTTTCTCCTTATTTCCTCTTCTTGCGGGATGCCAGGGAATATTCCTAGACTGCACAAGTAAACAGACTACCAATCAAAGACATCTTAAACGTTTACTCAAAACCAAAAAATGTACTAATTGCTATTTGGGAGATGCCGATTTAAAAGGTGCCGATTTAAAAGGTGCCGATGATTATTTTCTGTCGGGATCTTATTTAGTTAAAGCCGTTTTAGATGATGCTGATTTAAGGAATGCTAATCTTGGCAACACTCAGTTTAGCTGGTTCGATGGGAATTATGGTGCGGGAGCAAATGGTTATATTGGACCACCCACCAGTTGTTATGTAAGTTTATCGGCTTCTCTTAAGAGAGTGAATTTAAGCGGTGCAAACTTAAGCGGTGCTAATTTGCGAGATGTTGAGTTGCAAGGAGCAAACCTACAAGGTGCTGATTTATCAGACACTAATCTATATCAGGCAAGATACACTAAAGCAAGAATGTTTGAGAAGGAAAGTATAGAAAATGGAGATACAAATTTTCCCGCTCAGTTTGAACCATCAAAGGCAGGTATGATTCGAGCTGGGGAATATCCTTCTGGGGAATATCCTTTAGATTTTAGTAAGGTAGACATCAAAACTGTAGATCTAAGAGGTAAGGTTATTTACCAAGAAAACTTTGACGGTCGAGATTTGAGTGGATTAAGTTTTAGAGCTACAAAATTCATCGAGGTTTCTTTTGAAAACGCCAATCTAAATAACACCGACTTCGACCATGCAGAATTTTTTAAAGTATCTTTCAAAAAAGCTCAACTAGTTAAAGCTAGTTTATCCAGTGCAAATCTATCGCAAACAGACTTACAGAAAGCGAATCTTAGCTATGCTAGACTTACTCACGCCAACTTACAGGGAGCTAATTTACAAGAAGCGAACCTCAGCTACTCGCGATTAGGTCTAGCAAGTTTTCAACAGGCAAATTTGTCAAATGCGACCCTTCCCGATTTAGGAATGAATTACAACAAGTCTAGAATGTTCAAAGGCGCAATTATGCCTAACGGTTCAGTTTATCAAGAAGATACTAAATAA
- a CDS encoding BCCT family transporter: MNGKEPRSRESSSPNSSKRVPGDRNLQKWGFDIHPEVFFVSAGLILLFVLVTLIFQKPAEAAFSSLQTFIANAMGWFMILVVSIYLSVVVILAFSRFGKIRLGGQDARPEFPTFAWIAMLISAGMGIGLMFWSVAEPVFHFQTPPIGGVKPDTAAAAQEALGITFFHWGLHAWGVYALVGLALAFFAYNRGLPLTIRSVFYPLLGDRIYGWWGNVVDILAVASTLFGLATSLGLGVQQVNAGLNFLFGLADNTSVQVALIAIITGFATASVVSGLDSGVRRLSELNMLLAGLFMAFVLIAGPTLFILGSFVQTLGYYIASLPTLSLWTETFEQTDWQNSWTVFYWGWWVSWSPFVGIFIARISKGRTIREFVLGVLLLPSLLTFLWMSTFGGTALFLELNQPGTAITQAVEDNVATALFVMLQQLPLTAITSFIGIILVTVFFVTSSDSGSLVVDSITSGGKLDSPTPQRVFWAVTEGVVAAALLLGGGLQALQTASITTGLPFAVVLLVMCFSLYRGLNEEMAMLEAEELQATEMKKSLVVNK; this comes from the coding sequence ATGAATGGAAAAGAGCCTCGTTCGAGAGAAAGTTCTAGCCCTAATTCTTCAAAGCGAGTTCCTGGAGATAGGAATCTACAAAAATGGGGATTTGATATTCACCCAGAAGTATTCTTTGTTTCGGCGGGACTAATTCTACTTTTTGTATTGGTAACTCTTATTTTTCAAAAACCAGCAGAAGCAGCCTTTAGCAGCTTACAAACCTTTATTGCTAATGCAATGGGTTGGTTTATGATTTTGGTGGTTAGTATCTACCTAAGCGTAGTTGTTATTCTGGCATTTAGTCGGTTTGGCAAAATCCGCCTTGGAGGACAAGATGCTCGCCCAGAGTTTCCCACCTTTGCCTGGATTGCCATGCTAATTAGCGCAGGGATGGGAATTGGACTGATGTTTTGGAGCGTTGCCGAACCAGTTTTTCACTTTCAGACTCCGCCGATTGGTGGAGTAAAGCCCGATACGGCAGCAGCGGCCCAGGAAGCGTTGGGGATTACCTTTTTTCACTGGGGACTTCATGCCTGGGGAGTATATGCGCTTGTTGGTCTGGCTTTGGCTTTCTTTGCCTATAATCGCGGATTACCCCTAACTATTCGTTCTGTATTTTATCCCCTGTTGGGCGATCGCATTTATGGTTGGTGGGGTAACGTAGTTGATATTTTAGCGGTAGCATCAACTTTGTTTGGGTTAGCCACTTCTTTGGGTTTGGGCGTACAGCAGGTTAACGCAGGACTAAATTTCTTGTTCGGACTGGCAGACAATACATCAGTTCAAGTTGCTTTAATTGCAATTATTACGGGTTTTGCCACCGCCTCGGTAGTATCTGGCTTGGATAGTGGCGTGCGCCGTTTGAGCGAACTGAATATGTTGCTAGCTGGTTTATTTATGGCGTTTGTACTGATAGCTGGACCAACATTATTCATTCTCGGCTCATTTGTGCAAACCCTTGGTTATTATATTGCCTCGCTGCCGACTCTTAGCCTTTGGACGGAGACTTTTGAGCAAACCGACTGGCAAAATAGCTGGACAGTATTTTACTGGGGTTGGTGGGTATCTTGGTCGCCTTTTGTTGGTATTTTTATCGCTCGCATCTCTAAGGGTAGAACTATACGGGAGTTTGTCTTAGGAGTTTTACTGCTACCTTCTTTACTGACTTTTTTATGGATGTCTACTTTTGGCGGTACGGCACTGTTTTTAGAACTGAATCAACCAGGGACAGCAATTACCCAAGCGGTTGAAGATAATGTAGCAACTGCCCTGTTTGTGATGTTACAGCAGTTGCCTCTAACCGCGATCACTTCTTTTATTGGCATTATCTTAGTAACCGTATTTTTTGTTACCTCTTCCGACTCAGGCTCGTTAGTGGTAGATAGCATAACCTCTGGAGGGAAATTAGATTCTCCTACTCCTCAAAGAGTATTTTGGGCAGTTACCGAAGGGGTAGTAGCAGCAGCTTTGCTTTTAGGCGGTGGCTTGCAGGCTCTACAAACTGCTTCTATTACTACAGGTTTACCTTTTGCGGTCGTGCTTTTGGTAATGTGTTTTAGTCTTTATCGTGGGCTGAATGAAGAAATGGCGATGCTTGAGGCGGAAGAGTTACAAGCAACTGAGATGAAAAAGAGTCTGGTTGTGAATAAGTAA